Proteins encoded within one genomic window of Sphingomonas sp. NBWT7:
- a CDS encoding glycosyl transferase family protein, protein MGAVGGMVLAGLDLAVREVTLFAAVGFLIFGLDDLLVDVGWAWHRLRHGSTRRPLAGLPHPATPGRIAMFVPAWEEAGVIGAMLSTALARLDHTSYRLYVGCYPNDAATIAAVRAVATRDDRVRLVIGPRAGPTTKADNLNTLWRALCADDAATGTVTRAVVLHDAEDVVHAAELKVYDALIGDHPLVQIPVMPLIDRAPRLVSGHYADEFAESHGRQMVLRAAIGAGLPLSGVGCAIATEVLVALEAAHGAPFDEASLTEDYELGLRAAALGYAACFARVSDDAGHLIATRAYFPFTVATAVRQKSRWITGIALAGWDRIGWGRWWHVAEHWMRMRDRRAPAAVILLVAAYCAILGWGIAASVHLLLGTPLPGLGKAMGTVLMCNAALLAWRLVWRFATTAHGYGWREGLWSLPRAVVGNLIAMLAARHAAGRYARLLAGRTPHWDKTAHVFPLTPDELAPQ, encoded by the coding sequence ATGGGCGCGGTGGGGGGAATGGTGCTGGCGGGGCTCGACCTCGCGGTTCGCGAGGTCACGCTGTTCGCGGCAGTCGGCTTCCTGATCTTCGGTCTCGACGATCTCCTCGTCGACGTCGGTTGGGCGTGGCATCGCCTGCGCCACGGCAGCACGCGGCGGCCGCTGGCGGGTCTGCCGCATCCCGCGACGCCGGGGCGGATCGCGATGTTCGTGCCCGCGTGGGAGGAAGCGGGGGTGATCGGCGCGATGCTGTCGACCGCGCTCGCGCGGCTCGATCACACCTCCTATCGCCTCTATGTCGGCTGCTATCCCAACGACGCGGCGACGATCGCCGCCGTCCGCGCGGTCGCCACGCGCGACGATCGCGTCCGGCTGGTGATCGGGCCGCGCGCCGGACCGACGACCAAGGCGGACAATCTCAACACCCTGTGGCGCGCGCTGTGCGCCGATGATGCGGCAACGGGCACGGTGACGCGCGCCGTCGTCCTTCACGACGCGGAGGACGTCGTTCACGCCGCCGAACTCAAGGTTTACGACGCGCTGATCGGCGACCATCCGCTGGTGCAGATCCCTGTCATGCCGCTGATCGATCGCGCCCCGCGGCTCGTGTCGGGCCATTATGCCGACGAATTCGCCGAATCGCACGGCCGCCAGATGGTGCTGCGCGCCGCGATCGGCGCCGGCCTGCCGCTGTCGGGGGTCGGCTGCGCGATCGCGACGGAGGTGCTCGTCGCACTCGAGGCCGCACATGGCGCACCGTTCGACGAGGCCAGCCTGACAGAGGATTACGAACTGGGTTTGCGCGCTGCCGCGCTCGGCTATGCCGCCTGCTTCGCGCGCGTCTCCGACGATGCCGGCCACCTGATTGCGACGCGCGCCTATTTTCCGTTCACCGTCGCCACCGCCGTGCGGCAGAAATCGCGCTGGATCACCGGCATCGCGCTCGCCGGCTGGGATCGCATCGGCTGGGGGCGCTGGTGGCATGTCGCCGAACATTGGATGCGGATGCGCGATCGCCGCGCGCCCGCCGCCGTCATCCTGCTCGTCGCGGCCTATTGCGCGATCCTCGGCTGGGGCATCGCGGCCAGCGTGCATTTGCTGCTCGGCACGCCGCTGCCGGGGCTCGGCAAGGCGATGGGAACGGTCCTCATGTGCAATGCCGCCTTGCTCGCCTGGCGGCTCGTGTGGCGCTTCGCCACCACCGCGCACGGCTATGGATGGCGCGAGGGGCTGTGGTCGCTGCCGCGCGCGGTCGTCGGCAATTTGATCGCGATGCTCGCCGCACGCCACGCCGCCGGGCGCTACGCCCGCCTGCTCGCCGGCCGTACGCCGCATTGGGACAAGACCGCCCACGTCTTCCCGCTCACCCCCGACGAGTTGGCGCCGCAATGA